One Physeter macrocephalus isolate SW-GA chromosome 19, ASM283717v5, whole genome shotgun sequence genomic window carries:
- the LOC102995213 gene encoding nuclear transport factor 2-like, whose amino-acid sequence MGDKPVWEQTGSSFIQHYYQLFDNDRTQPGTSYIDVTCLTWEGQQFQGKAANVEKLSSLPFQKIQDSITAQDHQPRPDSCIISMAVDQLKVDEDPVMGFHQMFPLKNINDAWVCTNYMFRLALHNFG is encoded by the coding sequence ATGGGAGACAAGCCAGTTTGGGAGCAGACTGGATCCAGCTTCATTCAACATTACTACCAATTATTTGATAACGACAGAACCCAACCAGGCACAAGTTATATTGACGTGACATGTCTTACTTGGGAAGGACAGCAATTCCAGGGGAAAGCTGCCAACGTGGAGAAATTGTCTAGCCTTCCGTTCCAGAAAATCCAGGACAGCATCACAGCACAGGACCATCAGCCCAGGCCAGATAGCTGCATCATCAGCATGGCTGTGGACCAGCTCAAGGTTGACGAAGACCCTGTCATGGGGTTCCACCAGATGTTCCCATTAAAGAACATCAATGATGCTTGGGTTTGCACCAATTACATGTTCAGGCTTGCCCTGCACAATTTCGGCtga